In Ascaphus truei isolate aAscTru1 chromosome 5, aAscTru1.hap1, whole genome shotgun sequence, one genomic interval encodes:
- the LOC142494432 gene encoding uncharacterized protein LOC142494432, with translation MLLLYIVAPGGHVSPEMEQVSSPGSASSTLLEEHHGDEDDEYDEDDATEETEIQSCDHEEVPIETVVPPNRPSTSTYDAIVASEGKIVDAENRRHSDMMTVLERMIGLQEETVSQLAHLHRVFIEVPKQLQKINTSFEALVVQQTQANYWRMTNVPQFNTSQPGSVHAGQFSPHSSDIHSPGPNVTGQVADIAVQVPDDILPLPSVQIQQQTPTKEATKTKQDTHETDQPSLVQCLPTCSHVSLGTSPVREQSLPKSPVGESLPKSPVGESLPKSPVGESLPKSPVGESLPKSPVGESLATSPVGESLATSPVGEQSLATSPAREVPEATQSGSVVPKVGGKRKRKIQETTSRPVTRSQKEQKK, from the exons atgttattgttatatatagttgcccctggaggacatgtgtcacctgagatggaacaagtgtcttcacctgggtcagccagctcaacactactagaag aacatcatggtgatgaggatgatgagtatgatgaggatgacgccacagaagagactgaaatacaatcatgtgaccatgaagaggtgccaatagaaactgttgtaccgccaaatcgtccatcaacttccacatacgatgcaattgtagcttcagagggaaaaatagtggacgcagaaaatcgtcgccattcagacatgatgacagtgctggaaaggatgattggactgcaggaagaaacagtatcacaattggcacatctccacagagtcttcattgaagtgcctaaacagttgcaaaaaatcaacacctcattcgaagcattagttgttcagcaaacacaagctaattactggagaatgactaatgtaccacaattcaacacctcccagccaggatctgttcatgcaggtcagttttcaccacattcatctgatattcattcaccaggcccaaatgttaccggtcaagtagcagacattgctgtgcaggttcctgatgacatcctaccgctgccatctgtacaaattcagcagcagacacctacaaaggaggcgacaaaaacaaaacaagacacacatgaaacagaccaaccatcacttgtgcagtgtctaccaacttgctcacatgtgtcactgggcacaagccctgtccgtgaacagtcactacccaaaagccctgtaggtgaatcgctgcccaaaagccctgtaggtgagtcgctgcccaaaagccctgtaggtgaatcgctgcccaaaagccctgtaggtgaatcactgcccaaaagccctgtaggtgagtcactggccacaagccctgtaggtgagtcactggccacaagccccgtaggtgaacagtcactggccacaagccctgcccgtgaagtgccagaggccactcaaagtggctctgttgtgcctaaagttggtggcaaaagaaaaaggaaaattcaagagacaacaagcaggcctgttactcgctcgcaaaaggaacaaaaaaaataa